A stretch of the Archangium violaceum genome encodes the following:
- a CDS encoding S8 family serine peptidase: protein MRITKSAVLSLSCFALTAGAQEPARAQVPAPVIPGKLLKSAEPIAGQYIVVLRDSDVALASVSSMAQGLAARHGAQVTRTYSHALNGFVVRTNEAGARALAAEPQVSYVVEDGYAYAVGSQSGATWGLDRIDQRDRPLNSVYNYNMTGSGVHAYVIDTGILTTHSDFGGRATGDFTSINDGRGASDCNGHGTHVAGTVGGSTWGVAKNVRLHAVRVLDCNGSGSWSGVIAGLDWVTANHTKPAVANMSLGGGANQAVDDAVRLSIAAGVTYAVAAGNDTADACTKSPARTGEALTVGATDSSDTRPSWSNYGSCVDIFAPGVGITSAYHTGGTASMDGTSMASPHVAGAAALFLQSNPNASPAAVSSALLNSSTGGKIVNAGSGSPNRLLFSAATAPSACGVLFADQALGREQSLSACNGKAVLAHQGDGNVVIYDRLGALWSTNTWGSTTSSFVMQGDGNLVLYSSTGSPLWSSNTYGRPGAYVAMQDDCNLVVYDASGHPLWASYTSCR from the coding sequence ATGCGAATCACGAAGAGCGCAGTCCTGTCACTCTCCTGCTTCGCCCTGACGGCCGGCGCGCAGGAGCCGGCCCGGGCGCAGGTCCCTGCCCCCGTCATCCCAGGCAAGTTGCTGAAGTCCGCCGAGCCCATCGCCGGGCAGTACATCGTCGTGCTGAGGGACTCCGACGTGGCCCTCGCCAGCGTGTCCTCGATGGCCCAGGGGCTCGCCGCCCGCCATGGTGCCCAGGTCACCCGGACCTACTCGCACGCGCTCAATGGCTTCGTGGTGCGGACCAACGAGGCCGGAGCGCGCGCACTCGCCGCCGAGCCTCAGGTGTCCTACGTGGTGGAGGATGGCTACGCCTACGCCGTCGGCTCGCAGAGCGGTGCCACCTGGGGGCTGGACCGTATCGACCAGCGCGATCGGCCGCTGAACAGTGTCTACAATTACAATATGACCGGCAGCGGGGTGCACGCGTACGTCATCGACACGGGCATCCTCACCACCCACTCGGACTTCGGCGGCCGCGCCACGGGTGACTTCACCTCCATCAACGACGGCCGCGGCGCCTCGGATTGCAACGGGCACGGCACGCACGTGGCCGGCACCGTGGGCGGCTCCACCTGGGGAGTGGCCAAGAACGTCCGCCTGCACGCGGTGCGCGTTCTCGACTGCAACGGTTCGGGCTCCTGGTCCGGCGTCATCGCGGGTCTGGACTGGGTGACGGCCAACCACACCAAGCCGGCGGTGGCCAACATGAGCTTGGGGGGCGGGGCCAACCAGGCCGTGGATGATGCGGTGCGCCTCTCCATCGCCGCGGGTGTCACCTATGCTGTCGCCGCCGGTAACGATACGGCCGACGCGTGCACGAAATCCCCGGCTCGCACGGGTGAGGCCCTCACCGTGGGCGCCACCGACAGCTCGGACACCCGGCCTTCCTGGTCCAACTACGGCTCGTGTGTGGACATCTTCGCCCCGGGCGTGGGCATCACCTCGGCCTACCACACTGGTGGCACGGCCAGCATGGATGGCACCTCCATGGCTTCCCCGCACGTGGCTGGCGCGGCGGCCCTGTTCCTCCAGAGCAACCCGAACGCCTCGCCTGCTGCGGTGAGCTCGGCGCTCCTCAACAGCTCGACGGGAGGCAAGATTGTCAACGCGGGGAGCGGCTCGCCCAACCGTCTGCTCTTCAGCGCCGCGACAGCTCCGTCTGCCTGTGGCGTTCTGTTCGCGGACCAGGCGCTGGGGCGCGAACAGTCGCTCTCGGCCTGCAACGGCAAGGCCGTGCTCGCTCACCAGGGGGACGGGAACGTGGTCATCTACGACCGTCTGGGCGCGCTCTGGTCGACGAACACCTGGGGCTCCACGACGTCGTCCTTCGTCATGCAGGGGGATGGAAACCTCGTGCTGTACTCGAGCACGGGGAGCCCCCTCTGGTCGTCGAACACCTATGGGCGCCCGGGGGCCTACGTGGCGATGCAGGACGACTGCAACCTCGTCGTGTACGACGCCAGCGGTCATCCGCTCTGGGCGAGCTACACCTCCTGCCGGTAG